From Streptomyces sp. TLI_105, the proteins below share one genomic window:
- a CDS encoding YncE family protein: MPSPRTSGTRRFLGALAASLTLVAASAATGSASVPEPAAAPAGLKEVMFVGNNWDGTADVIASHGDFHRVGRVNVIPDKEERLREIYLNPVKLAFFLGVRSGPGEGHDQFVDDMYATPDGSAMVVSRPSFADVVSLDLRTGRINWRFPVAGHRADHMAVSPDGTRVAVSASTANTVHVLDIATGRQLGSFKTGDKPHENVFTSDGLLWNMSIGEVTTALDATWLDWTKGDRKITVVDADTFETVRVIDMRDRLDAFGRGDLSDAVRPLVFTPDEKKIYFQVSFFNGFLEYDVDSDRITRLKNLPGNPATDPDRTTWVNDSRHHGLSISPDGGKLCVAGTMDDYATVVDRATLQEGPLVPASKPYWATVSGDGRSCVISESGADRVTAIDFATGQRVASVDVGDHPQRVRLARVPADWTGPTAG; the protein is encoded by the coding sequence CACGTCCGGGACCCGCCGCTTCCTCGGAGCCCTCGCGGCCTCCCTCACCCTCGTCGCCGCTTCCGCGGCCACCGGATCCGCATCCGTCCCGGAACCGGCCGCCGCCCCCGCCGGACTCAAGGAGGTGATGTTCGTCGGCAACAACTGGGACGGCACCGCCGACGTCATCGCCTCCCACGGCGACTTCCACCGCGTCGGCCGCGTGAACGTGATCCCCGACAAGGAGGAGCGCCTCCGCGAGATCTATCTGAACCCCGTCAAGCTCGCCTTCTTCCTCGGCGTCCGCAGCGGCCCGGGCGAGGGACACGACCAGTTCGTCGACGACATGTACGCGACGCCCGACGGCTCCGCCATGGTCGTCTCCCGCCCCAGCTTCGCCGACGTCGTCTCCCTCGACCTGCGCACCGGACGGATCAACTGGCGCTTCCCTGTGGCCGGTCACCGCGCCGACCACATGGCCGTCTCGCCCGACGGCACCCGCGTCGCGGTCTCCGCCTCCACCGCGAACACCGTGCACGTCCTGGACATCGCCACAGGACGCCAACTGGGCTCGTTCAAGACCGGCGACAAGCCCCACGAGAACGTCTTCACCTCCGACGGTCTCCTCTGGAACATGTCGATCGGCGAGGTCACCACCGCGCTCGACGCCACCTGGCTCGACTGGACCAAGGGCGACCGGAAGATCACCGTCGTCGACGCCGACACCTTCGAGACCGTCCGCGTCATCGACATGCGCGACCGCCTGGACGCCTTCGGACGCGGCGACCTCTCCGACGCCGTCCGCCCGCTCGTCTTCACGCCGGACGAGAAGAAGATCTACTTCCAGGTCTCCTTCTTCAACGGCTTCCTGGAGTACGACGTCGACTCCGACCGCATCACCCGCCTCAAGAACCTCCCCGGCAACCCGGCGACCGACCCCGACCGCACCACCTGGGTCAACGACTCGCGCCACCACGGGCTCTCGATCAGCCCGGACGGCGGCAAGCTCTGCGTCGCCGGGACGATGGACGACTACGCCACCGTGGTCGACCGCGCCACCCTCCAGGAGGGTCCGCTCGTCCCGGCCTCCAAGCCCTACTGGGCGACCGTGAGCGGCGACGGCCGGTCCTGCGTCATCTCCGAGAGCGGCGCCGACCGGGTCACCGCGATCGACTTCGCCACCGGACAGCGGGTGGCGAGCGTGGACGTCGGCGACCACCCCCAGCGCGTACGCCTCGCCCGCGTCCCCGCCGACTGGACCGGCCCCACCGCCGGCTGA
- a CDS encoding glycoside hydrolase family 5 protein has translation MKRTLLGAALAAALLAAGAPAAAPASATEPAPAGAALADGWQPPLRTQGRYIVDANGDRFKLKSANWHGAQGSWTGSGDQADPANHHDAEKSDQMPLGLDRAPVATILADFHALGINSIRLPFSNEMVHDQRPVPDAAVAANPQLRGKTPLQVFDAVIAATTAEGFAVVLNNHTDTSRFCCGLDGNERWNTSQSTAQWENDWLFLAKRYRGNKRVVGADLYNEVRRTITDDANWGWGDDRDWWTATQRLGDRILTEANPDLLVIVEGINWQGIPADGFFHWRPTLEPTRTLSHTLVASDKLVYSAHFYGYTGPNHTGATGTGETHDWRYQELSRDELFATLRRQAFFVAADTGRHYTAPVWISEFGIGADETNPQARAWFGNFVDYLIANDTDFAYWPLVGFTGHGRWKLLDYDTGGRRSGILDGDDWRAADWRRLVTAPALTGPVPAAETWDMLNLDHADAVQSLRTRARGDWDQGARKGVCPDGQRLVGLAHRDGRGLCTDAGAARLADPAAGPTVVTDERYVKEGDWAGGYTKLQCPRDRFMTGYSVRGQAVSAVLCAAASRALPVTGRTVWFDRGDNRPAGNPGGEFAEGDYKGQCATGEYAAGIAFTGAWAKGKTPDALLCRAL, from the coding sequence GTGAAGAGAACACTTCTGGGGGCCGCGCTCGCCGCGGCCCTCCTGGCTGCCGGAGCACCGGCGGCGGCACCCGCTTCCGCGACCGAACCCGCCCCGGCGGGGGCCGCCCTCGCCGACGGCTGGCAGCCCCCGCTCCGTACCCAGGGCCGCTACATCGTCGACGCGAACGGAGACCGCTTCAAACTCAAGTCCGCCAACTGGCACGGCGCACAGGGCTCGTGGACCGGATCCGGCGACCAGGCCGACCCCGCGAACCACCACGACGCGGAGAAGTCCGACCAGATGCCCCTCGGCCTCGACCGCGCGCCGGTCGCGACGATCCTCGCCGACTTCCACGCCCTCGGCATCAACAGCATCCGCCTGCCGTTCTCCAACGAGATGGTCCACGACCAGCGGCCCGTCCCCGACGCGGCCGTCGCCGCCAACCCGCAGCTGCGGGGCAAGACCCCGCTCCAGGTCTTCGACGCGGTGATCGCCGCCACCACCGCCGAGGGCTTCGCCGTCGTCCTGAACAACCACACCGACACCTCCCGCTTCTGCTGTGGACTCGACGGCAACGAACGCTGGAACACCAGCCAGAGCACCGCCCAGTGGGAGAACGACTGGCTCTTCCTGGCCAAGCGCTACCGGGGCAACAAGCGGGTCGTGGGAGCCGACCTCTACAACGAGGTGCGCCGCACCATCACGGACGACGCCAACTGGGGCTGGGGCGACGACCGCGACTGGTGGACGGCCACCCAGCGCCTCGGCGACCGGATCCTCACCGAGGCGAACCCCGACCTCCTCGTCATCGTCGAGGGCATCAACTGGCAGGGCATCCCCGCCGACGGGTTCTTCCACTGGCGGCCGACCCTGGAGCCCACCCGTACCCTCTCCCACACCCTCGTCGCCTCGGACAAACTCGTCTACTCGGCCCACTTCTACGGCTACACGGGCCCGAACCACACCGGCGCGACCGGCACCGGCGAGACCCACGACTGGCGCTACCAGGAACTCTCCCGCGACGAACTCTTCGCGACCCTGCGCCGCCAGGCCTTCTTCGTCGCCGCCGACACCGGCCGGCACTACACCGCGCCCGTGTGGATCAGCGAGTTCGGCATCGGCGCCGACGAGACGAACCCCCAGGCCCGCGCCTGGTTCGGCAACTTCGTCGACTACCTCATCGCGAACGACACCGACTTCGCCTACTGGCCGCTCGTCGGCTTCACCGGCCACGGACGCTGGAAGCTCCTCGACTACGACACCGGGGGCCGCCGCTCCGGCATCCTCGACGGCGACGACTGGCGCGCGGCCGACTGGCGACGGCTCGTCACCGCCCCCGCACTCACCGGACCCGTGCCGGCCGCCGAGACCTGGGACATGCTGAACCTCGACCACGCCGACGCGGTGCAGTCCCTCCGCACCCGGGCCCGGGGCGACTGGGACCAGGGCGCCCGCAAGGGCGTCTGCCCCGACGGGCAGCGGCTCGTCGGCCTCGCCCACCGCGACGGACGCGGCCTGTGCACGGACGCGGGAGCCGCCCGGCTCGCCGACCCGGCGGCCGGACCCACCGTCGTGACCGACGAACGGTACGTCAAGGAGGGCGACTGGGCGGGCGGCTACACCAAACTCCAGTGCCCCCGCGACCGGTTCATGACCGGCTACAGCGTGCGCGGCCAGGCCGTCTCCGCCGTCCTGTGCGCCGCCGCCTCCCGCGCCCTGCCGGTGACGGGCCGCACGGTCTGGTTCGACCGCGGCGACAACCGCCCCGCCGGAAACCCCGGCGGCGAGTTCGCCGAGGGCGACTACAAGGGCCAGTGCGCCACCGGGGAGTACGCGGCCGGGATCGCCTTCACCGGCGCCTGGGCCAAGGGGAAGACCCCCGACGCCCTGCTCTGCCGCGCCCTGTAG
- a CDS encoding discoidin domain-containing protein has product MTRPFSRRAGGRSALLALFLALAAVLFGSAPVPAAAGGTWWEATSRPAPDSQINVTGEPFKGTDAQGKVRGFVDAHNHLMSNEGFGGRMICGATFSQAGVADALKDCPEHYPDGSGALFEHLTGGDNGKHDPVGWPTFKDWPAHDSLSHQQNYYAWVERAWRGGQRVLVNDLVTNGLICSLLPRDRTCDEMTAIRLEARRTYELQDYVDGMYGGPGKGWFRIVTSADQARSVIEQGKLAVVLGVETSEPFGCKQILDVAQCGQADIDKGLDELYALGVRSMFLCHKFDNALCGVRFDSGTTGVAVNIGQFLSTGTFWATEKCAGPQHDNPIGLAAAPAAMAEKLPAGVSVPSYASDAKCNTRGLTRLGEYALKGMIQRGMMLELDHMSVKAAGRALDILEAEEYPGVLSSHSWMDLDWTERLYRLGGFAASYMHSAEGFVGEAAQKAELRKKYGVGFGYGTDMNGVGGWPGPVGAGAPNAVKYPFRSFDGGSVLDRQVTGERTWDLNVDGAAHNGLVPDWIEQIRLTPGGQGVVDELSRGAESYLTTWKRTEVHEPGVNLAAGQPVSASTTQWWNPFVNFSPGLTVDGDTGTRWASEWSDDQWLRVDLGSVRRVGRVTLDWERAYARAYRIELSDDGTTWRNVWSTDAGDGGYDTAEFASQPARYVRVHGVQRATDWGYSLYEVVVNRS; this is encoded by the coding sequence ATGACTCGACCCTTCTCGCGCAGGGCCGGCGGAAGATCCGCCCTCCTGGCGCTGTTCCTCGCCCTCGCCGCGGTGCTGTTCGGCTCCGCTCCGGTCCCCGCCGCCGCCGGCGGCACGTGGTGGGAAGCCACGTCCCGGCCCGCGCCCGACTCGCAGATCAACGTCACGGGTGAGCCGTTCAAGGGAACGGACGCCCAGGGGAAGGTGCGCGGGTTCGTCGACGCGCACAACCACCTGATGTCCAACGAGGGCTTCGGCGGCCGGATGATCTGCGGGGCGACGTTCTCGCAGGCGGGTGTCGCCGACGCCCTCAAGGACTGTCCCGAGCACTACCCGGACGGCTCGGGGGCGCTCTTCGAGCACCTGACGGGCGGTGACAACGGGAAGCACGACCCGGTCGGCTGGCCCACGTTCAAGGACTGGCCCGCCCACGACTCGCTGAGCCACCAGCAGAACTACTACGCCTGGGTCGAGCGCGCCTGGCGCGGCGGGCAGCGGGTCCTCGTCAACGACCTGGTGACCAACGGGCTGATCTGCTCGCTCCTGCCCCGGGACCGCACCTGCGACGAGATGACCGCGATCCGTCTGGAGGCCCGCAGGACGTACGAGCTGCAGGACTACGTCGACGGGATGTACGGCGGCCCCGGCAAGGGCTGGTTCCGGATCGTCACCAGCGCCGATCAGGCCCGTTCGGTGATCGAGCAGGGGAAGCTCGCCGTCGTCCTCGGGGTGGAGACCTCGGAGCCCTTCGGCTGCAAGCAGATCCTCGACGTCGCCCAGTGCGGCCAGGCGGACATCGACAAGGGGCTCGACGAGCTGTACGCGCTCGGCGTGCGCAGCATGTTCCTCTGCCACAAATTCGACAACGCGCTCTGCGGCGTCCGCTTCGACAGCGGAACGACGGGGGTGGCGGTCAACATCGGCCAGTTCCTGTCCACGGGCACCTTCTGGGCCACCGAGAAGTGCGCGGGCCCCCAGCACGACAACCCGATCGGTCTCGCCGCCGCGCCGGCCGCGATGGCCGAGAAGCTGCCGGCCGGTGTGAGCGTCCCCTCGTACGCCTCGGACGCCAAGTGCAACACCCGCGGGCTCACACGGCTCGGGGAGTACGCCCTGAAGGGCATGATCCAGCGCGGCATGATGCTGGAGCTCGACCACATGAGCGTCAAGGCCGCCGGGCGGGCGCTGGACATCCTGGAGGCCGAGGAGTACCCCGGCGTCCTGTCCAGCCACAGCTGGATGGACCTGGACTGGACCGAGCGGCTCTACCGTCTCGGCGGTTTCGCCGCCTCGTACATGCACAGTGCCGAGGGCTTCGTCGGCGAGGCGGCGCAGAAGGCGGAACTGCGGAAGAAGTACGGGGTCGGGTTCGGCTACGGCACGGACATGAACGGGGTCGGCGGCTGGCCGGGCCCGGTCGGGGCGGGCGCGCCGAACGCGGTGAAGTACCCCTTCCGCAGCTTCGACGGCGGCTCGGTCCTGGACCGTCAGGTCACCGGTGAACGCACCTGGGACCTCAACGTCGACGGTGCCGCGCACAACGGTCTCGTGCCGGACTGGATCGAGCAGATCCGGCTCACCCCCGGCGGTCAGGGCGTCGTGGACGAGCTGTCGCGGGGAGCGGAGTCGTACCTGACCACCTGGAAGCGGACCGAGGTCCACGAGCCGGGCGTGAACCTCGCGGCCGGGCAGCCGGTGTCGGCCAGCACCACCCAGTGGTGGAACCCCTTCGTGAACTTCTCGCCGGGGCTCACGGTCGACGGCGACACGGGGACCCGCTGGGCCAGCGAGTGGTCGGACGACCAGTGGCTGCGGGTGGACCTGGGCTCGGTGCGCCGGGTCGGGCGGGTCACGCTCGACTGGGAGCGGGCCTACGCGCGCGCGTACCGGATCGAGCTGTCGGACGACGGTACGACCTGGCGGAACGTGTGGTCCACGGACGCGGGTGACGGCGGCTACGACACGGCGGAGTTCGCCTCGCAGCCGGCCCGTTATGTGCGGGTCCACGGGGTGCAGCGGGCCACGGACTGGGGCTACTCGCTCTACGAGGTGGTCGTCAACAGGTCCTGA
- a CDS encoding TetR/AcrR family transcriptional regulator: protein MARMPSAERRRQLVEAAIRAMTRDGVARTTTRSICAEAGVSLSVFHYCFDSKQALLEAAIETITGNYVTRVMAAVEPGATLRDTVRGALQTYWDHVTAHPGEHMLTYDLTQYALREPGFEHLARAQYEQYVASAAALIDQVSEVRGQEPRVPVEVLARYLAAAIDGLTLQFLVLGDGRVAADHLDLTADQLVRLIEG, encoded by the coding sequence ATGGCGCGGATGCCGTCGGCCGAACGACGCAGACAGCTGGTCGAGGCGGCGATCAGGGCGATGACCAGGGACGGTGTCGCCCGGACCACGACCCGGTCGATCTGCGCCGAGGCGGGGGTGTCGCTGAGCGTCTTCCACTACTGCTTCGACTCCAAGCAGGCGCTCCTGGAAGCGGCGATCGAGACGATCACCGGGAACTACGTGACGCGCGTGATGGCGGCGGTCGAGCCGGGTGCGACGCTCCGCGACACCGTCCGGGGTGCTCTGCAGACGTACTGGGACCACGTCACGGCACACCCCGGCGAACACATGCTCACGTACGACCTCACGCAGTACGCCCTGCGGGAGCCGGGGTTCGAGCATCTGGCGCGCGCCCAGTACGAGCAGTACGTGGCGTCGGCCGCGGCGCTGATCGATCAGGTCAGCGAGGTGCGGGGGCAGGAACCCCGGGTGCCGGTGGAGGTGCTCGCGCGGTACCTGGCGGCGGCGATCGACGGGCTCACCCTGCAGTTCCTGGTCCTCGGCGACGGACGGGTCGCCGCCGATCACCTGGATCTGACGGCCGATCAACTCGTGAGGCTGATCGAGGGTTGA
- a CDS encoding ABC transporter ATP-binding protein — MELAGVDVRYGSAKAPVVAVSGVSLSVDPGEFVVLVGPSGCGKTTLLRLVAGFERPATGTVEVRRKVGVVFQQPRLFPWRTVGGNLAFALARHGVARTERAARIEELLSLVGLSGMAGRRTWELSGGQRQRVAIARALAVEPQILLMDEPFAALDALTRERLQEEVRTLASTSGTTVLFVTHSAEEAVLLGSRVLVMAAGPGRVVVEVPVPLPREPGTDVASLRGDPAFAALRAELAAATRSSAAA, encoded by the coding sequence ATCGAGCTCGCGGGCGTCGATGTCCGGTACGGCTCCGCCAAGGCGCCCGTCGTCGCGGTCTCCGGGGTGTCCCTGTCCGTGGACCCCGGCGAGTTCGTGGTCCTGGTCGGCCCCTCGGGCTGCGGCAAGACGACGCTGCTGCGTCTGGTGGCCGGGTTCGAGCGGCCCGCGACCGGAACCGTGGAGGTGCGCCGGAAGGTCGGCGTCGTCTTCCAGCAGCCCCGGCTGTTCCCTTGGCGCACGGTGGGCGGGAACCTCGCCTTCGCCCTGGCACGGCACGGCGTGGCCCGCACCGAACGGGCCGCGCGGATCGAGGAGTTGCTGTCCCTGGTCGGCCTCTCCGGCATGGCGGGCCGGCGGACCTGGGAGCTGTCGGGCGGGCAGCGGCAGCGGGTGGCGATCGCCCGGGCGCTGGCGGTGGAGCCCCAGATCCTGCTGATGGACGAGCCGTTCGCCGCCCTGGACGCGCTCACCCGGGAGCGCCTCCAGGAGGAGGTGCGCACCCTGGCGTCGACGAGCGGCACGACCGTCCTGTTCGTCACGCACTCCGCCGAGGAGGCCGTCCTCCTCGGCTCCCGGGTCCTGGTGATGGCGGCCGGCCCCGGTCGCGTGGTCGTCGAGGTGCCGGTGCCCCTCCCCCGCGAGCCGGGCACGGACGTGGCCTCCCTGCGCGGCGACCCGGCCTTCGCCGCCCTGCGGGCGGAGCTGGCGGCGGCGACGCGGAGCTCGGCGGCGGCCTGA
- a CDS encoding ABC transporter substrate-binding protein encodes MPSSRRGAVLAASATALLLALSTTACGTGGDEGEAGKVRVRIAYQAIPNADLVVKNQKLLEKALPDAEVSWVKFDSGGDVNTAVIAGAVDLGLLGSSPVTKGLSAPLDIPYKVLWIHDLIGDNEALVAKKDIASVAALKGRKIATPFGSTSHYSLLVALESAGLKASDVTLVDLQPQDALAAWQRGDIDAAYVWTPSLTELEKDGKVLVTSRTIAERGKPTADLGVVTDSFAAAHPEVVDAWVKAEDQAVKLAKSDPSKAAASIGAELGIGPEDARKQLAELVLLSAKEQQGAQYLGRPGAPGALAANLHDAAVFLKGQKAIDAVPGQADFAKSLAVKELARAAR; translated from the coding sequence ATGCCCTCGTCCCGTCGCGGCGCCGTCCTCGCGGCCTCCGCCACCGCCCTTCTGCTCGCCCTGTCCACCACCGCCTGCGGAACGGGCGGCGACGAGGGCGAGGCCGGCAAGGTCCGGGTGCGCATCGCCTACCAGGCGATCCCCAACGCCGATCTGGTCGTGAAGAACCAGAAGCTGCTGGAGAAGGCCCTGCCGGACGCCGAGGTGTCCTGGGTGAAGTTCGACTCGGGCGGCGACGTCAACACCGCCGTGATCGCCGGGGCCGTGGATCTCGGGCTCCTGGGGTCGAGCCCGGTCACCAAGGGACTCTCGGCACCGCTGGACATCCCGTACAAGGTGCTGTGGATCCACGATCTGATCGGCGACAACGAGGCCCTCGTCGCCAAGAAGGACATCGCTTCCGTCGCCGCCCTCAAGGGCCGGAAGATCGCCACCCCCTTCGGCTCGACCTCCCACTACTCCCTGCTCGTGGCCCTGGAGTCGGCCGGGCTGAAGGCCTCGGACGTGACGCTCGTCGACCTCCAGCCGCAGGACGCGCTCGCGGCCTGGCAGCGGGGCGACATCGACGCCGCCTATGTGTGGACCCCGAGCCTGACCGAGCTGGAGAAGGACGGAAAGGTGCTGGTCACCAGCCGTACGATCGCGGAGCGGGGCAAGCCGACCGCCGATCTGGGCGTGGTCACCGACTCGTTCGCCGCCGCGCACCCGGAGGTCGTCGACGCCTGGGTGAAGGCGGAGGACCAGGCCGTGAAGCTGGCCAAGAGCGACCCCTCGAAGGCGGCCGCCTCCATCGGCGCCGAGCTCGGCATCGGCCCGGAGGACGCCCGGAAGCAGCTCGCCGAGCTGGTCCTGCTCTCCGCGAAGGAGCAACAGGGCGCGCAGTACCTCGGCAGGCCGGGGGCCCCGGGCGCGCTCGCGGCGAACCTCCACGACGCCGCCGTCTTCCTCAAGGGGCAGAAGGCGATCGACGCCGTGCCCGGCCAGGCGGACTTCGCGAAGTCCCTCGCGGTGAAGGAGCTCGCCCGTGCCGCCCGCTGA
- a CDS encoding ABC transporter permease has protein sequence MTAALETTDGRSPRGTESGVGPEAEAAARAVPASVRPVRRAWAGVAALRWAALRLLALAVLLAAWQAVVAAGVWPRVLVPSPGDVWEAFVRASTVHDGVRGISGHLLVEHLAVSLRRIAVGTGYAALVGVPLGLLIGVVKPLAVVLEPAVTFLRTLPPLAYLSLLVIWFGIDESPKIWLLLIAALPPVAAAAAAAVRGVPADLVEAGRALGAGPVALLFSIRLPAALPEILTGVRIAVGIAYTSVVAAETINGVPGIGGMIRDAQRYNQTDVVIAGIIAIGLSGIVLDALFKGIERAAVPWRGRA, from the coding sequence ATGACCGCCGCCCTCGAGACCACGGACGGCCGGTCCCCGCGCGGCACCGAGAGCGGCGTCGGACCGGAGGCCGAGGCGGCCGCCCGTGCGGTCCCCGCCTCCGTACGCCCGGTCCGCCGCGCCTGGGCCGGGGTCGCGGCGCTGCGCTGGGCCGCGCTGCGGCTCCTCGCGCTCGCCGTGCTCCTCGCCGCCTGGCAGGCCGTGGTCGCCGCGGGCGTCTGGCCACGGGTCCTCGTCCCGTCCCCCGGTGACGTGTGGGAGGCCTTCGTGCGGGCGTCGACCGTCCACGACGGGGTACGCGGCATCAGCGGCCACCTGCTCGTCGAGCATCTCGCGGTCTCCCTGCGCCGGATCGCCGTCGGCACGGGCTACGCGGCGCTCGTCGGCGTCCCGCTGGGACTGCTGATCGGCGTGGTGAAGCCGCTCGCCGTGGTCCTGGAGCCCGCCGTCACGTTCCTGCGCACGCTGCCCCCGCTGGCGTACCTCTCGCTCCTGGTCATCTGGTTCGGCATCGACGAGTCCCCGAAGATCTGGCTGCTGCTGATCGCCGCCCTCCCACCCGTCGCTGCGGCCGCGGCGGCCGCCGTACGGGGCGTCCCCGCCGACCTCGTCGAGGCGGGACGGGCCCTGGGCGCGGGGCCGGTGGCGCTGCTGTTCTCCATCCGGCTGCCCGCCGCGCTGCCGGAGATCCTCACCGGGGTACGGATCGCCGTCGGCATCGCGTACACCTCGGTCGTCGCCGCCGAGACCATCAACGGCGTCCCCGGGATCGGCGGCATGATCCGGGACGCCCAGCGCTACAACCAGACCGACGTCGTCATCGCCGGCATCATCGCGATCGGCCTCTCCGGGATCGTCCTCGACGCGCTGTTCAAGGGTATTGAGCGAGCCGCCGTCCCTTGGCGCGGCCGCGCCTGA
- a CDS encoding LLM class flavin-dependent oxidoreductase has protein sequence MSSSTAPVLHWFLPTGGDGRDPGGVTAVQGRSAGATRRGVGLGYLAQVARAAEQAGFAKLLTPVGLGCVDPWVLTSAVAAVTERIGFLVAFRAGLAQPTLIAQQADTFRRLFGDRVALNVVTGGDPVEQKAYGDHLPKDERYVRTGELMGVVRELLDGATVTLDGRHVRVREARLTAPSVETPVPLYFGGASPEAEEVAARHAEVQLLWGEPPAAVAERVARVRAKAARAGRALRFGLRLHVISRDTSAEAWQEADRILAGFDPAAVRASQERFARMDSTGQARMTALHGGSAENLTVAPNLWAGIGLVREGAGTALVGSHDEVARRLFEYGQAGIDEFVLSGYPHLEEAYRVGEEVAPRLRVLTEAAAGKAAA, from the coding sequence ATGTCCTCTTCCACCGCCCCCGTCCTGCACTGGTTCCTGCCGACCGGCGGCGACGGCCGCGACCCCGGCGGGGTCACCGCCGTCCAGGGCCGTTCCGCCGGCGCCACCCGCCGCGGCGTCGGCCTCGGCTATCTGGCGCAGGTGGCCCGCGCCGCCGAACAGGCGGGATTCGCAAAGCTGTTGACCCCCGTGGGGCTCGGCTGTGTGGATCCTTGGGTCCTGACGTCGGCCGTCGCCGCGGTGACGGAGCGGATCGGCTTCCTCGTCGCGTTCCGCGCGGGCCTCGCCCAGCCCACGCTGATCGCGCAGCAGGCGGACACCTTCCGGCGCCTCTTCGGCGACCGCGTCGCGCTGAACGTGGTCACCGGCGGCGACCCGGTCGAGCAGAAGGCGTACGGCGACCACCTCCCGAAGGACGAGCGGTACGTCAGGACGGGCGAGCTCATGGGCGTGGTCCGCGAGCTGCTCGACGGCGCGACCGTCACGCTGGACGGACGTCATGTGCGGGTGCGGGAGGCCCGCTTGACGGCGCCCTCCGTCGAGACCCCCGTGCCCCTGTACTTCGGCGGCGCCTCCCCCGAGGCCGAGGAGGTCGCGGCGCGCCACGCCGAGGTGCAGCTGCTGTGGGGCGAGCCCCCGGCCGCCGTCGCGGAACGCGTCGCCCGGGTACGGGCCAAGGCCGCGCGGGCGGGCCGCGCCCTGCGCTTCGGCCTCCGCCTCCACGTCATCAGCCGGGACACCTCGGCCGAGGCCTGGCAGGAGGCCGACCGCATCCTCGCCGGCTTCGACCCGGCGGCGGTCCGCGCCTCGCAGGAACGGTTCGCCCGTATGGACTCCACCGGGCAGGCCCGGATGACCGCGCTGCACGGCGGTTCCGCCGAGAACCTGACCGTCGCGCCCAACCTGTGGGCGGGCATCGGACTCGTGCGCGAAGGCGCGGGGACGGCACTCGTCGGCTCGCACGACGAGGTCGCGCGGCGGCTCTTCGAGTACGGGCAGGCCGGCATCGACGAGTTCGTCCTCTCCGGCTACCCGCACCTCGAAGAGGCCTACCGCGTCGGCGAGGAGGTGGCGCCCCGGCTGCGCGTGCTGACCGAGGCGGCGGCCGGGAAGGCGGCGGCATGA
- a CDS encoding GntR family transcriptional regulator, protein MSSAVQKRRPQTAQQFVLEELRRAITTGELRPGGPIRQEALAARFEVSRVPLREALKALEAEGLVVHHVHRGYFVAELSLDDLEEIYRIRELLETEAVRMAVRWMPEGTVATLERIQRKVERAAEEGDVAAMAAANRLFHFTLIEASGMPRLVRLITTLWDATDAYRSLYYTESPHRKQAIREHRAVISALRHGDEEGAVRWLDEHRAHAVAALRKVLDVRAPEED, encoded by the coding sequence ATGAGCAGCGCGGTGCAGAAGCGGCGGCCGCAGACCGCCCAGCAGTTCGTCCTGGAGGAGCTGCGGCGCGCCATCACCACCGGGGAGCTCAGGCCCGGCGGCCCGATCCGCCAGGAGGCCCTGGCGGCGCGGTTCGAGGTGAGCCGGGTGCCGCTCCGGGAAGCCCTGAAGGCCCTGGAGGCGGAGGGCCTGGTGGTCCATCACGTCCACCGGGGCTACTTCGTCGCGGAGCTCTCCCTGGACGACCTGGAGGAGATCTACCGCATCCGCGAGCTCCTGGAGACCGAGGCGGTCCGCATGGCCGTCCGGTGGATGCCTGAGGGCACGGTCGCCACGCTCGAACGGATCCAGCGGAAGGTGGAACGGGCCGCCGAGGAAGGGGACGTGGCCGCGATGGCGGCGGCGAACCGGCTCTTCCACTTCACCCTGATCGAGGCGTCCGGGATGCCGCGCCTCGTCCGCCTCATCACGACCCTGTGGGACGCCACCGACGCGTACCGCTCGCTGTACTACACCGAGTCGCCGCACCGGAAGCAGGCCATACGGGAGCACCGGGCCGTGATCTCCGCGCTCCGCCACGGCGACGAGGAGGGCGCCGTCCGCTGGCTCGACGAGCACCGGGCCCACGCGGTGGCCGCGCTGCGCAAGGTCCTTGACGTGAGAGCCCCGGAAGAGGACTGA